Below is a window of Nicotiana tabacum cultivar K326 chromosome 19, ASM71507v2, whole genome shotgun sequence DNA.
TCCACCGAAGAGAAGACCAATGTTTCTGAAGAAAGCAGTATAAGAAGCTATGGTAACAAAAGGTTAGTAAAATTCTTGCTATGAAAACTGAAGGTTGTGAAAAGGTTTTTAAGCAAATGTAGAGAAGAAGAAAGACATGTGAAAGTTGTAAGAGTGAAGAAGCAAAAATGTTGAGTAGCATGGAAGTTAAAGACGGCAAAAATCTTGATCATGATTACCTAAAAAACTGGCGAAAATATTTGTTAAATCGTGGGGCAACAcgtgttcggggtattaaatgcgaGAAGACGTGCGTCCTTTCATGTGTCAAAGACTGTTCAAGAACTTTTTCGCTCAGAAAGGAATCTTCACCAACTTTTCCGTAATACTAGTTGATGTGATACCACTATAGACTAGCTACCAACGAATTGCTGAATTCAAAGTGCTATTTATACATCATGCctctttataattttaaatttaaaaaaatgacagATCTTTTATGTGTAAAAGACAGATCTCTTACGTATAAACGTAAATCTTCCATGTGTAAAAAAAATggtagggtcataaaactaaaaataaaattgtaaagagccaaaaaaaaaaaagcaattgaACCCAATTCAAACACATCCGACGTGTCATATGAATATTTATAGAACATGACAAGGAACTTGATTTCAGCTCTTGTACATCTAATTCTATCCTGTGCTCAAGTCGATGTTGTATAAGTATGCTTTTAATTTAGTTTCAAGAATCAAGAAGTAACAAATAAAAGAAGTTGCTCGAGACCCTACACAACCACATAGTGAAGCACATATTGTTGTTGGTTATGATTGTTGCTACGGTATCATATTTTCAACTGTCAAACCAAAAAGGTTTTGAATATGAAAATATAAGCAACAAATAGTCGATTAAATAGTTCATTGATCATAAGAACATTAACATGACCAAAACAGAAAACGTCCCTTTGTTTCATAAAATTTCAAGATTTTTAAGTGGAAATGAAATTTATATATACCTATCAATCAGTAAATTAAACCCTAATTTACAGAAGAAAACTACAATATACACTCTTTATGTACTATCAACTCTTCTCCATTACTATTAATTTTAAGAAATTTGTTACggtaaaactaaaagaaaggaggCTTTCTTAGTACTTGAATTATGAGGGATAGCAAGTGCTATTCTCTGCCGGTGTAAATTAATTTAATGTATAAGCGAATTGCATTTTAGTATTTGTCCTAAATATAGAACGTACTGAAAGATGCTCGAGCCACTCGTCGTTAAAGCTGCAAAGATCTACTCTACTAAATTATAGGGACAtacataatgaaaataaaaagctTCAAATTTTTGCTTTCATGTCTTTATAAACTGTACTTAATTAGTAATTAACCTGCTAAGTGAATCACTCTTTTCGTAGTTTTTGTACACTCCATCATTTTCTCTCTATGCCGATCGGTTCAAACTAGTTCTTTACAAGTTCTTATTTTATCTCAAATAATAGTATGTTAGGTCAAGTTTCTAGGAAAttgaaaatgtttttttttaaaagaagtgTTATTTTCAAAGAGTTAAAGTGTTTGACTGAGAGAAAAATACGTGATCTTAGATAGTAGCACAacatgtttttaagaagtttaaaaaaaaaaaaaaagaagcaatttCTCCCTGGAATCATTTTTAAAAAGCTTAACTAGCAAAAATCACTATTCTAATattaggaaaaatattttttaatttaatttagtgAGACACAAATTGCTactctttaaaaatattttcgaaagatacttctaaaatattttttaaataaaaaattttaaacaTTTGGCCAAACTAATTTCGTTTGTTAGTAAGTCCATAAAATTAGAGGAATAATTATATTTTTGGGCCGTCCTAGAAAATAATAGCAgaaaacatatattttttgtatgttaaatatattatttttagcAAATATTCTACTAAGTTATTCACCTAGTAGCTGTTATATATAACAAATCccaaattgggtagaaattacaAATTGTTCAAGTGAACTACAAACAAACAATACGCCAAAGAAATCCAATGGCTATTGCTACCAAATACAGTGTAGCAGTAGcataatgaaaattgaaaagtacACAAATATTAATTTGAAACATCCAATTGTTGCCGACAACAATGAATTCACATTCATGTTGCAAACAATTCCTTGTAGCACCTCCAAAGCTCTCACCTGGCGCCATTTGTTGCAATCCAAAGGAATAGGTATGTATAATCCATTAGTTGTGAAGCAAATCAGTTTGGATATCTGCATTTTGGGCCTGCGTTACTTCAGCAGCAGTGTTGCTTCAATGGATCTTCAAATGGATTTTCAATGAGGACTCTACATGCAGTTGATGAATGCATCAAAGTGACAGTACTGTGTGCTTGAACTATTAGGACAATATAATGTTCTCTCATCTCCAGATTGATCATGCGCGCACACTAATATCACTGGACAATGATAAATCACTGGAATGCAGCAAATTGACAGTACTGTAGTATGCCATGTGAAACCACAAGGCTAATCATATGTGCAGCCTTATACTTATGTTGCAGCAGAGCAGTCCTCTTGTTGAGCATAAGCAGCTGGCAGTTGTTGTACAGAAGTTGTGAATCTATTTTTTGCCTCTTTTGTAATTATAAATCTTCCCTGTTGGTAACTCCAGAATGTAATCTCTCGAACAACACCCAGAGTGAGCATGGtaacatgctaataccactgggtattgattcaataaaaaataataaacagtAAACTTCGAGACAGCAGAGGCAGCTGACAGTTGTTGTGTGAAGCTGTGAAGCTTGATCTTCTATTTTTTGCCTCTTTTTAGTTAGAGATCTTCCATGTTGATAACTCCATGTGTATTTGGCTGTGTAGCAGTTGTAATGGGAGCAGTAGTGGCAGATGAATGCATACCGACTACAGTACTGCATGCTTTGTGATATAAGGACAATATAGTGTTCTCTCATCTCCAGATTGAGCATGCATGCACACTAATACCACTGGATAATGATAAACCTTATACTGTGTTTGAACAATAACATAATAAAGCATCATTTTTGTCGCATTTGGTGTGTACAGATGTAATACAGTTGAAATTTCGACTCTACTAAGTCTGAGCAAATGTAGTAAGACAGTCTCATGATGTAGCTGATAAGTATGTTGATATCTTCCAATTGTGTGCACCTTTTGTATACTGTTTGCTGCCTTATTGAGGTAGTACTAGTTGACAGTTGTTGTGCACAAATAGTTGAGCTTGAGCTTCCTCATCAACATTTCAAACATTGCTCCAGTTCCAGAGGTCCAAAAACCCTGTAGCTGTGAATTCCCTTCCTGAAAATAAGCATATAGTGCTAATACCACCCATCGAAGTATAGTCACATAATGAGGCATGGTTACAGTAACATTTCCTGCAAAAAAGAACACTGTGTTAGTCAAAAAAAATGTATGCTAAGACCTCCTCCCTAAGGATTCGATCACAGCATTTTATGTCCTTCCATTCTCTTTTTGATTCCTAGCTTCATCATTCCTATTGCAAAGCAGTCCCTCCTACTCTCCTCCTCTAAGATTTGAGTATGGGATTCCAATAATACTACTCCAGTTGCCGCCTGCTTGCTATTCCACCTTGTTGCCTCCTCTCCTCCTAACTTATTGCAGCTCTTTTTGTTTCCCTTTGTGCTCCTCTTTCCTCCTCTTCTATGTTCGAACAACTCTGATTCTGAGATATGGACATTGTGATTTATCATCGTTTACTATCCTCCTTCTTTGTATATCCAAATCACCAAAACAACTGCAGTCAATAGGGCCAACATCCAGTGTGTAATTAGCAAGGTGATCTGCAAGTCTACTTCCTTCTCTAAGTGTATGTGAAATTGTAATATTGCTTCTTGTCATCAGTTGTTTGATCTCCTCCAGTTCTCTTGCTATAGACCAAGGAACGGACCATTCACCTTCTATTGCCTTCTTCACTATCATTGAATCTGTGTGAAAATCAATAAGGATATAGTCATGTTCCATACAATATCTAAGAGCCTCGACTACAGCCTTTGCTTCTGCCTCAGTATTAGTTCCCTCAGCAATTTCTTTACCACTCGGATACATCACATCCCCCTCTTCATTTCTCAATGCAAAACCAATAGCACTTCTCCCTGGGTTGCCCCTACTATCCTCATCAGTGTTCACTTTAATCCATCTTGCTTCTGGGAATTTCCATAACACCTTTGTTGTCTTCAGTTTAGGAAGATATTGCTCCATCATCGTAACTAAATCTAGCCATTTATGAGGTACATGAAAGAGGCTAGGCTTCCTAAATTTGACGAGTGATTGTAGTGTAGATGCTACCTGGTAGATCACCCTACTCACAATTACAACATCTCCATATTTGAAATTATTCCGTCTCTTCCACAACTCCCATATGATAATTGCTGATAGTACTTGAATTATGGACTGTAATCTTGGAACTCCTTCAACGTCCAACACTTAAGTATATCTTGATGAAATGTGAGCTCGTCTATTCCAATTCCTGCATGAGACAGAAAATACGACCACACTCTTCTAGCTACATTTAAAGTGAAGAACAAGTGTTGCATTGTTTCCTCCCTGGGTTCAGTACAACACCAGCACCTAGAAGCTATCAAATAGCCAAGTCTTCTCAAGAAGTCATCTAATGGTAGCTTATTCTTCCATACTTTTCACATGAAGAGGGCTATTTTAAAAGGTAAACCTTTCACCCAAATTTTTTTGTAAGCATTAAATGGCTCATTTCTCCTTCTTACATACTCCCAAGCtgactttatgctaaattctccattAGGCTCCAATGTCCAGTATGGTTTATCGAGTACATCCTGCATCATTGGTGGTCTACAATTCTCCAGAATATGATTTGCAATCTCCTCTGGTAGGATTTGTCGAATCAGATTTTCATCCCACTGCCCTTCTTGCACCACATCACTCACATTATGTATTGTTTCATCAGAGAAAAAATCGGGAGGTGTGACAAAATATAAAGCCCTAAACTAGTCCAATTTTTAAACCAGAAAAGAGAAGATCCCACCTTCGTATGCCATACAATTTGATGTTCAGTCAACTCACGACACTCGATCATTTTCCTCCAAATGTGTGATCCCTGCCTCCATGGCACCACTATAGGATTCAATTTTTTACATTATTTTTGGCTCATAAATGAGCTCCGTAAACTCGGCTTCGTTCTAAATTTTCACCATAATTTACAAAACAAAGCTTTTGACACATCATGAAGCGATCTAAATCCAACTCCCCCTTCCTCGCAAGGCATACATAACGTGGTCCACGATGCCCAGTGCCTACTTGCTCCACCAATAGAATTACACCAAAAACAATTGAGCAAATATCTTGTGCAATTTACTAATCACACAAGTAGGAGGGTTAACTGCTGAAAGGAGATGGATTGGCAGACTTTGAAGAACATGCGAGATCAAAATTGACCTACCTCCAATTGACAATAGTTTGCTTTTCCATGCTTGCAACTTGTCTAGTGCCTTGTTCATCAGTCCTTGATAGTAGTCTGTCCTTCTTCGAGCATAAAAGATCGAGCAACCAAGGTAGGTAAATGGGAATTCCTGCTTGTATATCCCAGTTATCCTTTCGACCTTTTCTACTACCTCTGGATTGGTTAAGTGATGCATGTAGATAGCAGACTTGTTCTTGTTAATGAGTTGCCCAGATGCAGCTTCATATGCAGCCAAGACTTCCATCATCAAATACAGAGAAGTAGCATCAGAGGAGGAAAATATGATTGTATCATCAGCATAAGCTAAATGATTAATCTTAGCGCTCCACTTAGGCAGTCCAAAACCACAGAAGTAAAGGTTCATATGTAGTGCATTGAGTCCCCTCGATAATGCTTCAGCAGCAAGAATATATAAGGTTGGTGATAAAGGATCACCCTGCTTCACACATCCCGTCGACTTAAAGAAACCATGTGGTTGTCCATTAAGCAAGATTGAATACCAATTATTAGAAATAATTCCAAAGATTATGCCAATGAACCTTTCTCCAAATCCCATTTTTCTCAAAACCTTAGTCAAAAAGAGTCAAGATAGCCTATCATAGGCTTTTGCCATATCTAGTTTGATCACAACGTTTGGCCCAGCCTTAGTCCTCAACCTTATATCAGTGATTATTTCTTGCGTCAACAGGATATTTTTAACTATGCTTCTACCCTTCACAAATCCTGCCTGCTCGTCTGAAATCAGATTAGGAAGATAGCCTACTAGTCTCTCATGAATAACTCTTGAGAAAATCTTGTTGACAAAATTACTGAGACTAACTGGTCGCATGTCTGAGAATGAGATCACATCTTTCTTCTTAGGTAATAATACCATATTCGTATGAGTTATGCATCTGGGCAGCTCTTGACCATTGAAGAAAGCCTTCACCATTTTCACAATATCCTCCCCTATTATATCCCAACATATATGAAAAAAAACAACCAGTAAAGCCGTCTGGCCCTCCTGCACTATCTCCATTAAGCTCATAGACAGCCTTTTTACTTCCTCTCTTGTAGGTTATTTTATCAATTCTTGATTCTGCTCGTAATCAACCAttgttggaacatggtcaataaTTATAAATGTTGTAGGAACCTGCTCTTCATGAAATTGTGCCTTGTAAAACTTGATTGCTTCTTCTGCCATAGTTTCATTATCTTCTAACCAATTCCCATCACTGTTTTGTATTCTCTTAAGTTGTAACCTTTTCCTTCTGCCATTTACCTGCGCGTGAAAAAATTTTGTGTTTCTATCTCCATCTTGAAACCAATTCATTCCTGCCTTTTGTTTCCAAAACTCCTCCTCCAAAGCCAAATATCTGATCAACTCTGCTTGTACCTTCTGAAGCCTTGCTCTATTCTCTTGTGTTGGATTCTATTCGAATTGAGCTTCATGTACTAATACCACCTCTTCTAAACTTGCAATCTTCTGAAAATATCCCCATATGTAGCTCTGCTCCACAAAGATAAGgctttcttcatcttctttaattTGTGATTAAACACAAAAAATGGATTCCCAGCAAAGTCAGCAGTCTAGTTATCCCTAACAACTTCCTTAAAAGTTGGATGCTTAATCTAGAAATTTAAAAATCTGAATACTTTCTTAATTGGCACTGCTGTAGGATTGCATGTGAGCAGCATTGGAGAGTGATCGGATCCTATTTTTGATAGATGAGTGATCTCCACTCCAGGCAACATCTGTTGAAATTTGATGTTAGCCAGACATCTATCTAATCGTTTAAATATACAATCCTCCTCTACTCTTCCATTCCACCAAGTATAAATACTtcctttaaatcccaaatcaaataaGTTACATGTGTTGATACAATGCCTGAAATCATTGACTTCATTTAGAGACACTGGCAGCCCACcaaatttttcttcttcatcccATATAACAAAATCTCCAGCTACCAACCATGGAAAAGTCATATCTCTAGCTAATGCATATAAAGTATCCCACAATTCGATCCTTTCTATCGAGTCACATTTTGCATAAACCAATGTGACAATGAAACTTATTTGAGTGTCCATATTGGTCAGTTTCATTGTTAGTTGTGGTTCTAAGTCAAAAATTATATCCACCATATGATCTTCATTTACAAAGGCCCATATTTTATTATTGACATTAGCAAAAGCTTGTGTTAGACCAATCCTTCTTCTGTATCTCTCAAGCTTCCTCTTCTGCTGCATAGGTTCCATTAGCCCAATAAATTGAAAATGTTGCTGCCTATTCATAGTGACAAGCCTTTCAAAAGCTTTCTTTGTATTAACCGATCTCACATTCCATATGATAGCATTCGTATTTAATTATGAGATTTAGTTTGAGCCCTTCTTGTTTGAACTCCTCCTGTTTGCGCAGTCGAAGCCTCTTTTTGCTGCTTTTTTCTTCCACGACCAGCTGATTTTACCTTGTCTAGTACCCTTGGAGATAAATCTCCTTGCTTGGCTATGTTGAGAAAATTTTGAGCTGTAGATTCTTCATCAATATCCTTTCCAGTTCTGTCCAAATTCTCCACTACTTCCTTAGTATTTATGTGAGCTTCAATATGAGTTCTCATAGGTTTAGGAATTAGAATTTCACCTCCTTTTTCCTTCATAGCATGCTGCTGTAATTGAGAGTTTAGCACCTGATCATTTTGAAGCCTATTTACTGCCAATCCCTCTTCATTATCTGCAATGATGATTGTATCTTTGTTCAGCTCATTTGCCTCATTCCTCACCACTGTTGCATCACCCTTAGTTCCTCCTGGATCAACTGTAGGGCTAATAATTGCTAGTTGCATGTTCTGCACCACCTTAGGATCTGATTGTATCCTTGCATTGTTGTCATCATCACCCTGCATTGGTTTTGTACCAGTAGATTCCTTGGCCTTTCCGTTAACACTTTGTTCTTCTTCCTCCACCTCTTCTTCAGTATGTAAATCATCTTCCTCCATTGCACCTGAAATTTCCCCTTCTTCAGAATCCTCCTATATCTGATCACTCCACAGTTTTCCTCCACTTAGCTGCAACCTCTCCTTTTCAGCAGGTGCTTCAATTGACTTTGTTGTATCAGTAGTTTGTGTATGAATTTCCTGGCAAGATCGATTAGTAGCCACTAAGTTGTCACCTCCAAAAGTCGTGTTTACCCATTGAGCAGTCGACTCCTTTTGCACCTTAGGAGCACTACCATTCCCTTTGTCATTAAAATTAAAAGCAGGTGCCTTAGGATTCAATTTGTTAGCTGACTTTGGAGTACCATTCCTAGTCGCACTAGGAGATACAATAGGGTTGCGATTATCATTACTGTTTTTCACCAATACCAGCTGGTTATTATCATGTTTATCTCCCTCATCTACTTCAAGGACAGCAAACTTATTTGTCACCTCGACCTGCTGATTTCCCACAGTTGGCTTCTCAACTGGAAATATTTCCTTTCCAGTTTTAGTTTGTATTTGTTCCTGTTTCCCAGTTTTCTTTACTCGATTGTCTCGCACTTCTTTCCACTGTTCACCTATATTTCCCACAACTTTACCACTGCTAAAAATTATCAAAGGTTCTTGTTTCTCCCTTGATCATTGGTACCCTATTGCTTCAAATTTGCTGTTATATTAGTCTGATCAATCTGTGTCACAATTTCATTCCCAGTCTGTTGCTCCACTGATTTATTCTCCATTAAATGAATCCTCTAACATTCAATCATGTCATGGATGTGTAGTTTACACTCTTTACAATATTTTGGCAAGTAATCATATTTAATGGTTACCCATTCAGTCCTCACGACTCCACTAGCTTCATTCTCGATGTCCATACGGACCTTCTTAGGTAACTCGGCTAGAAGGTCAACAAGAACTTTCACACGCGCACAACTGGGTCTCGTTTTATTAATAGTATCCATGTCGAAGTGAAGAGGCTTACCCACAGCTAAAGCTAATGAAAATAGGCACTCCTTGACGAAAAACGTTGGCAACAAATTTGGAAACGAAATCCACACCATTACCTTTGGTGTTTCCTCACCGGCCTTGAATTTTGCATCATAAATCAACGTCCTTAATTGATATTCATAGCCAGTCTTGTCTTTTACATAATACACACTCTTCGCCGTAAAATCAATAAAGTCTTACCATAATGTCAATCGAATTAATACATGCATGTCGCGAAGGTATCCAATATTACACTCGCCTTTAATTACACATTGAAGAGGGACAATTCGACGTAGTTCATTAAGCTCCGGCCATCCATATGAGAATTTACAAACTACTGCATATTGCAATCCTTCAATCGCATTCATTTGCTCAACCTCTGCTTCAGTAAACTTAACAACACGTTGTCCATTAAGCAAACTAGCTCGGCGAAGTGCAATTGGTTCAACAGAATTGGCTCGTTCTTGCAGGGCACTGTTCAATGTTGAAGTTTTCAGGATTTTCGAGAAATCTAAAGGCTGGGGATTGGATTCTGTGGTCGTATTTGTTGGGGCGATGAAGGGAGAAGGCTGACCAGCCAGAAAAGAGGGCTGGCCGCCGGCCATTGTGGCCAttgaaactcaaaatttcagATTTCCGCAATGAACAGTAACTCGCATGCCACTGTAGCATCGGCTCTTGAGAGAAAAAATTCtagagagaattttttttttgggggggggaggAGGTTTGATTGATAAGCATGCCTTTGTATgttaaatataattatacatattatattttttattattattttttatattaatattattttttatactaCTAGGCGGACTGTCTAAtagctattttattaataataaggGGGATAAAAATTACAGTAGTGTTGCCTTTATACCTTGACTATATAATTATCCATGTGCGCCTCCTTATACACATTATATTGTATATAATTAGTATAAATATTTTGTATATTGGATTAGTGCTCGTAATCTTTTCGGtaagacaaaaaaataaaaacaaatcatTAGGGCCTACATACATGCGTGTTAGTGGCCACTGGTTCCAACTTCCAAGCAGCATGCAACATCTGGATCAGAGTCGACACCATAGCGAAATTAATGATAGGTACGCCATTGTGTTGTTCCTTTGACCAGAAGTTTCGAACCGTTTTTGTTTTTATAGAAAGACGATAATCACTGTTGGCACTGGCTTCTCTCCACGTGTACTGCTTCTTTCCACTCTTTATCACTTATTTCTGCCATCTGTCCTCTCTTCTCCTAATAATGCTGCTAATGTTCATCTTGAGATAAGGAGTGCTTTCCCATCTTGCTACTACAAACTTCAGCTTTAAGCATTTTTCAGTTTATTTACGTGTTCAGTTAGACATCGAAAaatgtttataaattaaaattattttatgacttaaaATCAATCAGAtgccataaaataatcctcctaattaactttttgtttttcaatttataAACAGTTATCATTTGATGAAACGTTTTCTTGTTTACTTTAATGTTCTTTGTAATCACAAAAATACGTTTTTCAAACAAAGCTCTAAATTCTtacacccccctccccccacctTTTTTCTACGTAAAGATATTTCTAACACGTATGTTTTACACGGCCGTAGAAACATTTCAATCATCTAATATAACTAAATTTTATAACAGTTGCATTAAGCTCCGGCTATACACAGTATTCGAGAAAGGATAGGATCACAAAGATCTATTGTATGTATCATTATCCTATATTTTTACAAGAGAAAATTTTTGCGGTTCGAACTCATGACCTCCTGATCAAATCACAGTAACTTTAACAGTTACGCCATGACAGCAATTTAATTATATTAAATGATTGAAATGCTTCTATTGTAAAAAATACGTGTTGATCAGCTAAACCTAAACAGGCTCATAGTTTCcctatttggactaatttaggcGAACTCGGGTTACATATACTATACTCTGTATAAgctaaaagaattaaaaaatgtatgtatataaagttacacgAGGATATATATAAATAGTGGATCTGACTTCTTTCAATAATAATTCCATCACCTGAAATTTCTCTGGACCCTTCTTGTTCCCGATTCTAGTTCGTTCTACCTTGCATTCTCTTCTTAATACTAAACGATATAATCGGATCATGGCTTCTCAAGAGCTGAAACACAGAACCAAAGGaggacaagaagaagaaaaagaagttatacaAACAGCAGAACGCAAAGATACAGACGAAAACACAAAAATGGACAGAAGCAGCAAAACAACAAGAAGACAGAAAGCCAAACGAGGCCTCAAATCTTTGGGAATCGCCTTGACCTTACCTTTGCTATTAACCCTTTTAGACATCTCTTTCTTTGGGTCCAGTTACCAGTACGTTTCAATGGAGAAACCCTTTTGGATCCCACGTCTGTGGGCTTTGCACTTAGCTTGTTTGGGTTCTGCTTTTCTGATGGGCCTTTCTGCTTGGCTTGTTTGGGCTGACGGTGGATTTCATCGCCAGCCTATGGCTATGCTCTTGTACTTAAGTCAATTGGGGTTAAGCTTGGCTTGGGATCCTGTGGTGTTTAAGGTTGGAGCTACTAAGATTGGGTTGGTTTTGTGCATGGCTTTGTTTGGAGTGTTGATTGCGTGTGCTAGGACTTTTAAAAGCGTGAATCCTATTGCTGGGGATCTGGTAAAACCTTGCCTTGGATGGGCTGTGCTTCTGAGTCTTGCAAATCTTAAGCTTGTATACCACTAGTGACAAATTTGCTACATCGATCTTATGTGCACTTATTTCTTTGCCTGTTATGCTTGTGTACTGTAATTTAGATGCGTTGCTACATATTAGTGTTTTATATTTACtgttctatatatatatttcacatccTGAAATGCGTGAATTTGGAGTTTTTGCCTGGTATGGATTGTGTTCTTCCTAGTCACCAATAATTTGTCATATGGTTTGCTTTTTTGATTGGTGAGTCATCCCTGTCCTGTTCGTGGTACAAGGAATTTATTTCGTCTTTGGAGGTGGTCGAAAAATACATTGATTCATGAGTGGCGTTatataagaagaaaaagagaatgtTTTGCAGGGCCAGGTAGTAAAGTCTTGAACGAGTTCTTTGAAACATGTCCCAGATTGATCCCTGTACTTATTACCTTCCGTTATATTTGTTGTCTAAATTTATCTTGATCGTGATCAAAGTAATCAATAATACCCCTAGAGGGTGAAGTGGCAAGAGAGGAGGGGCACACTAAGATTGGAGAGATGAGGTGGCACGCCACATGGTGTTCACCTCATCCAAATGTAAGAAGATGTGGGGTTTGAATAGCAACGGTGAACTCATGTTAAAAATGgagatatttttaattattttgctaacGGCAGGAATAAATCTTAGATGATGATAAATTTGGCCTTTTTCCCTTGAAACATCTCAG
It encodes the following:
- the LOC142173524 gene encoding uncharacterized protein LOC142173524; this translates as MEPMQQKRKLERYRRRIGLTQAFANVNNKIWAFVNEDHMVDIIFDLEPQLTMKLTNMDTQISFIVTLVYAKCDSIERIELWDTLYALARDMTFPWLVAGDFVIWDEEEKFGGLPVSLNEVNDFRHCINTCNLFDLGFKGSIYTWWNGRVEEDCIFKRLDRCLANIKFQQMLPGVEITHLSKIGSDHSPMLLTCNPTAVPIKKNPTQENRARLQKVQAELIRYLALEEEFWKQKAGMNWFQDGDRNTKFFHAQVNGRRKRLQLKRIQNSDGNWLEDNETMAEEAIKFYKAQFHEEQEGQTALLVVFFHICWDIIGEDIVKMVKAFFNGQELPRCITHTNMVLLPKKKDVISFSDMRPVSLSNFVNKIFSRVIHERLVGYLPNLISDEQAGFVKGRSIVKNILLTQEIITDIRLRTKAGPNVVIKLDMAKAYDRLS
- the LOC107803548 gene encoding translocator protein homolog — its product is MASQELKHRTKGGQEEEKEVIQTAERKDTDENTKMDRSSKTTRRQKAKRGLKSLGIALTLPLLLTLLDISFFGSSYQYVSMEKPFWIPRLWALHLACLGSAFLMGLSAWLVWADGGFHRQPMAMLLYLSQLGLSLAWDPVVFKVGATKIGLVLCMALFGVLIACARTFKSVNPIAGDLVKPCLGWAVLLSLANLKLVYH